In Hamadaea flava, a genomic segment contains:
- a CDS encoding flavin-containing monooxygenase, whose product MSVDQDFGGDHTGTTLWRDGWPVYDRGETVCVVGAGPSGLTAIKNLKEAGFGVDCYERETGVGGAWNWRHDRSPMYASTHLISSKPLTQFPDFPMPDDWPDYPHHALVLSYLERYADHFELRPHIWFGTEVVKVEPADNGKWDVTTRSTSKYGGAERIHRYAGVIVANGHNWSPKMPTYEGIEDYRGNVLHASAYKDSAQLRGRRVLVVGGGNTGCDIAVEAAQQAARCWHSTRRGYWYAPKYVLGRPTDQVNDQLLALRAPMRLRQWFAHRTLKLAVGDMTRFGLPKPDHKVYQSHPVVNSQLLYYVGHGGIAPVPEIARFHRNSVELTDGRQIEPDLVVLATGYLPRFDFLEPELLGIDQRGKPTLYLHTFPRRHPTLAVAGLVQPDAGVFPLAHWQSVVFARYLRARQNAPQRAAEFGRRVEKEAAGTWHEGRTTDSTRHWFEVSHGLYLRELQRAIDTLEGSR is encoded by the coding sequence GTGAGCGTGGACCAGGACTTCGGCGGCGATCACACCGGGACCACGCTGTGGCGGGACGGCTGGCCGGTCTACGACCGCGGGGAGACTGTCTGCGTCGTCGGGGCGGGGCCGAGCGGGCTGACCGCGATCAAGAACCTGAAGGAAGCCGGGTTCGGCGTCGACTGCTACGAACGGGAGACCGGGGTCGGCGGCGCGTGGAACTGGCGGCACGACCGCAGCCCGATGTACGCGAGCACGCACCTGATCTCGTCGAAGCCGCTCACCCAGTTCCCCGACTTCCCGATGCCGGACGACTGGCCCGACTATCCGCATCACGCGCTGGTGTTGTCCTATCTGGAGCGTTACGCCGACCACTTCGAGCTGCGGCCGCACATCTGGTTCGGCACCGAGGTCGTGAAGGTGGAGCCGGCCGACAACGGCAAGTGGGACGTCACCACTCGCAGCACCAGCAAATACGGTGGCGCCGAACGCATCCACCGGTACGCCGGGGTGATCGTGGCCAACGGGCACAACTGGTCGCCGAAGATGCCCACCTATGAGGGCATCGAGGACTACCGGGGCAACGTGCTGCACGCGAGCGCGTACAAGGACTCGGCGCAGCTGCGGGGCCGCCGGGTCCTCGTGGTGGGCGGCGGCAACACCGGATGCGACATCGCGGTGGAGGCGGCGCAGCAGGCGGCCCGCTGCTGGCACTCCACCCGCCGCGGCTACTGGTACGCCCCGAAATACGTCCTCGGCCGCCCGACCGACCAGGTCAACGACCAGCTGCTCGCGCTGCGCGCGCCGATGCGGCTGCGCCAGTGGTTCGCCCACCGGACGCTGAAGCTGGCGGTCGGCGACATGACCCGGTTCGGGCTGCCCAAGCCGGATCACAAGGTCTACCAGAGCCACCCGGTCGTCAACAGCCAGCTGCTCTACTACGTCGGCCACGGCGGCATCGCGCCGGTGCCGGAGATCGCCCGGTTCCACCGGAACTCCGTCGAGCTGACGGACGGCCGCCAGATCGAACCCGACCTGGTCGTGCTCGCCACCGGCTACCTGCCCCGGTTCGACTTCCTGGAGCCCGAGCTGCTCGGCATCGACCAGCGCGGCAAACCCACGCTCTACCTGCACACCTTCCCGCGCCGCCACCCGACCCTCGCGGTCGCCGGACTGGTGCAGCCGGACGCCGGGGTGTTCCCGCTCGCCCACTGGCAGTCCGTCGTGTTCGCCCGCTACCTGCGCGCCCGGCAGAACGCTCCGCAGCGCGCCGCCGAATTCGGCCGCCGGGTGGAGAAGGAAGCGGCCGGCACCTGGCACGAGGGGCGTACCACCGACTCGACCCGGCACTGGTTCGAGGTCAGCCACGGTCTCTATCTGCGCGAGCTGCAGCGGGCCATCGACACCCTGGAAGGATCGCGATGA
- the yidC gene encoding membrane protein insertase YidC: MHPLDSAAQAAQTLLVQLAALLTPVGGTVAAIIGATALLRLALHPLTRSAVRVERAKAALAPKLAPLRKKYADDPATLMEKTLELHRAEGISPFAGFLPLLAQAPFFLVLFHLYNSSKIGGRPNALLSDTMFGAPLSTRFIGELGALGVPIVIFAGLFAALAAVAWLMSRRSARLLALTDPPPTGVLAALPRILPFTVLISAIWLPLAAVLALLTTTAWTAAENTLLKRGMPTAPPARR, translated from the coding sequence ATGCATCCGCTCGACAGCGCGGCTCAGGCTGCGCAGACTCTGCTCGTCCAGCTCGCGGCCCTCCTCACCCCGGTGGGTGGCACGGTCGCCGCGATCATCGGAGCCACGGCCCTCCTCCGCCTCGCGTTGCATCCGCTCACTCGCTCAGCGGTACGCGTAGAGCGCGCGAAGGCAGCGCTCGCGCCGAAGCTCGCACCACTGCGCAAGAAGTACGCCGACGACCCGGCCACGTTGATGGAGAAGACCCTCGAACTGCACCGTGCTGAGGGGATCTCGCCGTTCGCCGGTTTCCTGCCGCTGCTGGCCCAGGCGCCCTTCTTCCTCGTCTTGTTCCATCTCTACAACAGTTCGAAGATCGGCGGCCGGCCGAACGCGCTGCTCTCGGACACCATGTTCGGGGCGCCCCTGAGCACCCGGTTCATCGGCGAACTCGGTGCTCTCGGCGTACCCATAGTGATTTTCGCGGGACTTTTCGCGGCGCTGGCGGCGGTCGCGTGGCTGATGTCGCGGCGGTCCGCGCGCCTGCTGGCGCTGACGGATCCGCCGCCCACCGGGGTGCTCGCGGCCTTGCCTCGCATCCTGCCGTTCACCGTGCTGATCAGCGCGATCTGGCTGCCACTGGCGGCCGTGCTGGCCCTGCTGACCACGACGGCCTGGACGGCGGCCGAGAACACACTGCTCAAACGAGGCATGCCAACAGCGCCTCCGGCGCGCCGGTAG
- a CDS encoding alpha/beta hydrolase, producing the protein MTVSVLRLKEWAHPVAPVRREVLSATPELDEGRPPVLFVPGFGHGAWAYAEHWLEHTASRGFPAYAVSPRGHGASEAAPKADLRAYAHDVVQVAASLPRKAVLAGHGAGALVVTHALARYPARAAVLLSPVLGGVSTALRNPGLVLPALFGGGLRLPAGQLFSRELPVAAARAYAKRLGRASTRAQWQLLRGVTPERAVGDPPVLVVGSPDDKIVSPSALKDAARAYGGAPLLFPGMGHDLMLDARWREPIDATLDWLEKSH; encoded by the coding sequence ATGACCGTCTCGGTGCTGCGGCTCAAGGAGTGGGCCCACCCGGTCGCCCCGGTACGCCGGGAGGTGCTCAGCGCCACCCCGGAACTCGACGAGGGCCGGCCGCCGGTGCTGTTCGTGCCCGGATTCGGCCACGGCGCCTGGGCGTACGCCGAGCACTGGCTGGAACACACGGCGTCGCGCGGCTTCCCGGCGTACGCCGTGAGCCCGCGCGGGCACGGGGCGAGCGAAGCGGCCCCGAAGGCCGACCTCCGGGCGTACGCCCACGACGTCGTGCAGGTCGCGGCCAGTCTGCCCCGCAAAGCGGTCCTCGCCGGGCACGGCGCCGGGGCGCTCGTCGTCACGCACGCGCTGGCCCGGTACCCCGCCCGAGCGGCGGTCCTGCTCTCGCCGGTGCTGGGCGGTGTCTCCACCGCGCTGCGCAACCCCGGGCTGGTGCTGCCCGCCCTGTTCGGCGGGGGACTGCGGCTGCCCGCCGGTCAGCTGTTCAGCCGGGAACTCCCCGTCGCCGCCGCCCGCGCCTACGCCAAGCGCCTCGGCCGCGCCAGTACGCGCGCGCAATGGCAGCTGCTGCGCGGCGTCACCCCGGAACGCGCCGTCGGCGACCCGCCCGTGCTGGTCGTGGGCAGCCCCGACGACAAGATCGTCTCACCGTCCGCGTTGAAGGACGCCGCCCGGGCGTACGGGGGAGCGCCGCTGCTGTTCCCGGGCATGGGCCACGACCTGATGCTGGACGCCCGCTGGCGCGAACCGATCGACGCCACCCTCGACTGGCTCGAAAAATCCCACTAA
- a CDS encoding lysophospholipid acyltransferase family protein, with amino-acid sequence MFYWLLKYVILGPVLRLIFRPQVEGLDNVPRQGPAILASNHLSFSDSIFMPLVVPRKVTFVAKAEYFTEKGIKGRLKKMFFVGTGTIPVDRSGGRAAQAALDTQLRVLRSGEIAGIYPEGTRSPDGRLYRGKTGVARLALESGAPVIPVAMLNADEVQPPGKVLPKVMRVKIRFGAPLDFSRYEGMAGERFVERAVTDEIMYELMELSGREYVDLYAAKVKSQPVAAPIQPAVV; translated from the coding sequence GTGTTCTACTGGCTGCTCAAGTACGTCATCCTCGGCCCCGTGTTGCGGCTGATCTTCCGGCCGCAGGTCGAAGGGCTCGACAACGTGCCCAGGCAGGGCCCCGCGATTCTGGCCAGCAACCATCTGTCCTTCTCGGACTCGATCTTCATGCCGCTGGTCGTGCCGCGGAAGGTGACCTTCGTGGCCAAAGCGGAGTACTTCACGGAGAAGGGGATCAAGGGCCGGCTCAAGAAGATGTTCTTCGTGGGCACCGGCACCATCCCGGTCGACCGCTCCGGTGGGCGTGCCGCCCAGGCCGCCCTCGACACGCAGTTGCGCGTACTGAGGTCGGGGGAGATCGCCGGTATCTATCCGGAGGGCACCCGCTCGCCCGACGGGCGGCTCTACCGCGGTAAGACCGGCGTGGCCCGGCTCGCCCTGGAGAGCGGCGCTCCGGTGATCCCGGTGGCGATGCTCAACGCCGACGAGGTCCAGCCGCCTGGCAAGGTGCTGCCCAAGGTCATGCGGGTCAAGATCCGGTTCGGCGCGCCGCTGGACTTCAGCCGGTACGAGGGCATGGCGGGGGAGCGGTTCGTCGAACGGGCCGTCACCGACGAGATCATGTACGAGCTGATGGAACTCTCCGGCCGCGAATACGTCGATCTCTACGCCGCCAAGGTGAAGTCGCAGCCGGTCGCCGCCCCGATCCAGCCCGCCGTCGTCTAG